A single Lolium perenne isolate Kyuss_39 chromosome 6, Kyuss_2.0, whole genome shotgun sequence DNA region contains:
- the LOC127308866 gene encoding uncharacterized protein: MGRTGGVEQSACRIMPIIDEVSESESDIVLETTTTMKGAATGAIAERGKAVVARMRELLRRAVAQSSSPAAAAPQSKLAATARKWKRAVSFRSRDHQRGRRAEGDRMSSASAASSVSSGRNSLDSRDATFFPSPSRTPHSPATTQQQHHAQWITTDSDFIVLEL, translated from the exons ATGGGACGCACCGGCGGCGTGGAGCAGTCTGCGTGCAGGATCATGCCCATCATCGACGAGGTATCGGAGTCGGAGTCGGACATAGTGCTGGAGACAACGACGACGATGAAGGGGGCCGCTACGGGAGCCATCGCTGAGCGGGGGAAGGCGGTCGTGGCCAGGATGAGGGAGTTACTCCGGCGAGCGGTCGCGCAGTCGTCGTCGCCGGCAGCCGCGGCACCTCAGTCCAAACTGGCGGCTACCGCTAGGAAATGGAAG AGGGCGGTGAGCTTCAGGAGCAGGGATCATCAGCGGGGGCGGCGAGCGGAGGGCGACAGAATGAGCTCCGCCTCCGCGGCGTCGTCGGTGTCCAGCGGCAGGAACAGCCTCGACAGCCGGGACGCCACCTTCTTCCCTTCGCCGTCCCGGACCCCGCACTCTCCGGCGACGACGCAGCAGCAGCACCATGCTCAATGGATCACCACGGATTCCGACT TCATCGTGCTGGAGCTCTAG
- the LOC127308865 gene encoding uncharacterized protein has protein sequence MGRSGGGVDQSSCRVLPVIDEGPESEPEAGPGSDPEVMKAAHAGTTVTERRKAIVARMRGLLRRAVARSSPSVTPHQSKQLRASTVAATARKWKRAVSFRTRDQRRPAADGMSTMAASSVCSSRNSLSSRDATVFPSPSPARTMASTMKNHQQQHHAHWITTDSDFVVLEL, from the exons ATGGGGCGGAGCGGTGGTGGCGTGGATCAGTCTTCGTGCAGGGTTCTGCCCGTCATCGACGAGGGGCCGGAATCAGAGCCGGAGGCCGGACCGGGATCAGACCCCGAGGTGATGAAGGCGGCGCATGCGGGGACTACCGTGACCGAGCGGAGGAAGGCGATCGTTGCGCGGATGAGGGGGCTGCTCAGGCGAGCCGTCGCGCGGTCATCGCCGTCGGTGACGCCTCATCAGTCCAAGCAGCTGCGCGCGTCGACGGTGGCGGCCACCGCCAGGAAATGGAAG AGAGCGGTGAGCTTCAGGACCAGGGACcagcggcggccggcggccgaCGGTATGAGCACGATGGCGGCCTCGTCCGTGTGCAGCAGCCGGAACAGCTTAAGCAGCCGGGACGCCACCGTCTTCCCTTCTCCGTCGCCTGCGCGGACGATGGCCAGCACGATGAAGAaccaccagcagcagcaccatGCTCACTGGATCACCACGGATTCCGACT TCGTCGTGCTGGAGCTCTAG
- the LOC127308864 gene encoding 2'-deoxymugineic-acid 2'-dioxygenase-like gives MELLCNAPAHATVPDRYVFPPEKRAALQLDNDLTPDDITLPIIDLHHGALSDDRRNQVAAEIIAAGKEFGFFQVVNHGVEEDAVQAFRDAAAGFFALPAKEKLPYCSYDMSKRFRLATSTSYDRGETRYWRDYVKFRCYPASDDNVRCWPSKPASFAPRLVEYCEAVHVLAQTLLGLIAEGLGLDARFFAGDLSGGDTHMSVNYYPPCPDPSVTMGLLAHCDRHLLTLLSQADVAGLQARHGGRWLLVRPIQGSFVVNFGHQMEIVTNGVLASVEHRAVTNSTAARMSVATHVHPTDGCVIRPAPELVDEAENPAKYREFLFSEFMEAYDAADASRDDVLNSFKIRRG, from the coding sequence ATGGAGCTGCTGTGCAACGCCCCGGCACACGCCACCGTCCCAGACAGGTACGTCTTCCCGCCGGAGAAACGCGCCGCCCTGCAGCTCGACAATGATCTCACCCCCGATGACATCACGCTCCCTATCATCGACCTCCACCATGGTGCCCTCTCCGACGACCGGCGCAACCAGGTTGCCGCCGAGATCATCGCGGCAGGCAAGGAGTTCGGCTTCTTCCAGGTGGTGAACCACGGCGTGGAGGAGGACGCCGTCCAGGCGTTCCGGGACGCGGCCGCGGGGTTCTTcgcgctgccggcgaaggagaagCTTCCCTACTGCTCCtacgacatgagcaagcgattccGGCTCGCCACCAGCACCTCCTACGACCGCGGCGAGACCCGCTACTGGCGCGACTACGTCAAGTTCCGCTGCTACCCGGCCTCTGACGACAACGTGCGCTGCTGGCCGTCCAAGCCGGCGAGCTTCGCGCCCCGCCTCGTCGAGTACTGCGAGGCGGTGCATGTGCTGGCGCAGACGCTCCTCGGGCTCATCGCAGAGGGGCTCGGCCTCGACGCGCGCTTCTTCGCGGGCGACCTCAGCGGCGGCGACACCCACATGAGCGTCAACTACTACCCGCCATGCCCGGACCCGAGCGTCACCATGGGCCTGCTCGCGCACTGCGACCGCCACCTCCTCACCTTGCTCTCCCAGGCTGACGTCGCGGGCCTCCAGGCCAGGCACGGCGGGAGGTGGCTCCTCGTCCGCCCCATCCAGGGCTCCTTCGTCGTCAACTTCGGCCACCAGATGGAGATCGTCACCAATGGGGTGCTCGCCAGCGTCGAGCACCGTGCCGTCACAAACTCCACCGCAGCGAGGATGTCGGTGGCCACCCACGTGCACCCCACGGACGGGTGCGTCATCAGGCCGGCACCGGAGCTAGTGGATGAGGCGGAAAACCCAGCAAAGTACAGGGAGTTTCTGTTCAGCGAGTTCATGGAGGCCTATGACGCCGCCGACGCCAGCAGGGACGACGTGCTCAACTCCTTCAAGATCCGCCGCGGCTAG